In Pseudonocardia sp. DSM 110487, the sequence GGCCTCGATCCCCGGCAACTAGGGGCCTACTTCGCGCTCTCGGAAGCCGCCAGCCTGCTCCTGCACCAGGTCGACCAGCACCTGCGCGCCGAGGGCGGCCTCAGCTACGTGCAGTTCCAGCTACTGGCCCGGCTCGCCGACGCGGGCGGCCCGCTGACCATGACACAGCTGGCGGACGGCGTCGTCTACAGCCGCAGCGGCCTGACCTACCAGGCCGGACTGCTGGAGAAGGCGGGTCTCATCACCCGCGCCCCCAGCCCCGACGACGAGCGCGCCACCCTGGTGGCCATCACCGAGGAGGGCCTTGCCCTGTTCGGCCGCGTCCTGTCCGGCCACGTCCAGGTCGTCCGCCGCATGCTGCTCGACCCGCTGTCGGACGAGGACCTGAATCAACTCGGCGACATCATGACCCGCGTCCGCGACCACATGCGCGCCCTGCCACCCCGCTCGGCGGCCCCGCGCAGGGGCCGCTCCGCGCGCTCGTCCTGATCCGAGTCAGCGTGCGGCCCTCCGCAGGTCTTCCACGTCGGCAGGGGTGATCGGCATCCCGGGGAACGCCGCCAGCCTGGCGAGGGGGAAGTTGCCCACGACGTGGTGCATCTCCGGATCGGTGAGCAGGCTCGGGCCCGCCACTGAAAGACGCTCCTGAAGCAGCCGCGAGCCCACCGGGTGGGCCAGCCACTCCACGAGGCTGGCGTCCTCGGCGAGGGGCGGCGCGGGCTCCGATGAGCCGACCGTGACGGTCGCGCTCAGGCGAAGGTCCCGGGAGGAGGCGCCCACGGCGACGTCGTACTCCCCGCCCTCGAGCACCCACCGCCCCTGCACCGGGTGGAAGTAGGACAGGTCACGGGTGGTCAGGGTGAGGTCGACCCGCCGGGACTCCCCCGGCGCCAGCGCGACCTTCGCGAACGCCTTCAGCTCCCGGACCGGGCGGGCGACGGCCGACCCCGGAGGGCTCACGTAGACCTGCACGACCTCCTTGCCGTCCCGCGATCCCGTATTGGTGACCGTCGCCGCGACGGTCACGCCCTGCTCGTCGACGGTGATATCGAGATCGGTGTAGCCGAAGCTCGTGTAGGACAGCCCGTGGCCGAAGGGGTAGGACACCTCCTGCTCGCGCGCGTCGTAGCCCCGGTAGCCGACGAAGACGCCCTCGCCGTAGCGCACCACCCCGAGCTCACCCGGGAAGTTGAGGTGGGACGGGTTGTCGGCCAGCCGCAGCGGGATGGTCTCGGCCAGCCGGCCCGACGGGTTGGCCCGGCCGGCGAGCAGGTCGGCGATCGCCCCGCCACCCGCCTGCCCCAGCAGCCAGCCCTCGAGGATCGCGGGGGCGTGGTGGGCCCAGTCCGACACCTGCACGGTCGACCCGTTGGCCAGCACCACGACCATCCGCGGGTTGACCTCCGCCACCGCGGCCAGCAGCGCGATCTGCGCCGAGGGCAGCCGGATGTGCCGCCGGTCGAAGCCCTCCGACTCGTCGCTCGCGGGCAGGCCGAGGAAGAGCACGGCCACGTCGGCGGCGCGCGCGGCCTCGACGGCCTCGGCACGGAGCGCCTCGTCGTTCGCGGAGTCGTCGAGGCCGAACCCGGCGGCGAAGACCGCGCGGTCGCCCGCGACCTCCCGGACCGCGGTCCACGCGTCGTCGAGGCGGGTGGGGTTGACCTGCGAGCTGCCCGCTCCCTGGTAGCGCGGGGTGCGCGCGAACTCGCCGATCACCGCGACCGTGGCCGCGGGGTCGAGCGGCAGCAGCGGGGCCCTGCTCCCATCGGCACTGGCCACCGCGTCGTTCTTCAGCAGCACCGCGCAGTCCGCCGCCGCCTCGCGGGCCAGCGCGTGGTGGGCGGCGGCGTCGAAGGTGCCGCCCTCGCGGACCGCGGGCAGGGAGCGGTCGAGCAGCGTGAGGATCCGCTCGACCGCGCGGTCCAGCACGGCCTCGTCGAGCTCTCCCGCACGCACCGCCGCCACGATCTCCGCGTCGGTGACGTGGCCGCCCGCCGCCGGCATCTGCAGGTCCAGCCCGGCGCGCAGGGCGGCGACGCGGTCGTTCACCGCGCCCCAGTCGGACACGACGACGCCGTCGAAGCCCCACTCGGTGCGCAGGACGTCGGTGAGCAGCCACGGGTGTTGCGAGGCGTACGTGCCGTTGACCTTGTTGTAGGAGCACATCACCATCCACGGCTTCGCCTCGCTGACGACCCGCTCGAACGCGGCGAGGTAGATCTCCCGAAGCGTGCGCTCGTCGACCTCGGCGCTGACGCGCGCCCGGTCGGTCTCCTGGTTGTTGGCGGCAAAGTGCTTCACGCACGCACCGACGCCCGCGCTCTGGATCCCCCGCACGAGCGCTGCGCCGAGCACCCCACTGACCAGCGGATCCTCCGAGAGGTACTCGAAGTTGCGCCCGCACAGCGGGGAGCGCTTGATGTTGATGCCCGGCCCGAGCAGGACCGCGACGTTCTCGGTGCGCGTCTCCGCGCCGAGCGCCTGTCCCACCCGCTCCACCAGGCCGGCGTCGAACGAGGAGCCCAGCGCCACGGCCGGCGGGAAGCAGGTGGCGG encodes:
- a CDS encoding MarR family winged helix-turn-helix transcriptional regulator, with translation MTEGLDPRQLGAYFALSEAASLLLHQVDQHLRAEGGLSYVQFQLLARLADAGGPLTMTQLADGVVYSRSGLTYQAGLLEKAGLITRAPSPDDERATLVAITEEGLALFGRVLSGHVQVVRRMLLDPLSDEDLNQLGDIMTRVRDHMRALPPRSAAPRRGRSARSS
- a CDS encoding glycoside hydrolase family 3 C-terminal domain-containing protein, whose translation is MTTFANLDVPALLAELTLEEKASLCSGADFWHTKAVERAGVPAVMVTDGPHGLRKQSTSADQVGLADSVPATCFPPAVALGSSFDAGLVERVGQALGAETRTENVAVLLGPGINIKRSPLCGRNFEYLSEDPLVSGVLGAALVRGIQSAGVGACVKHFAANNQETDRARVSAEVDERTLREIYLAAFERVVSEAKPWMVMCSYNKVNGTYASQHPWLLTDVLRTEWGFDGVVVSDWGAVNDRVAALRAGLDLQMPAAGGHVTDAEIVAAVRAGELDEAVLDRAVERILTLLDRSLPAVREGGTFDAAAHHALAREAAADCAVLLKNDAVASADGSRAPLLPLDPAATVAVIGEFARTPRYQGAGSSQVNPTRLDDAWTAVREVAGDRAVFAAGFGLDDSANDEALRAEAVEAARAADVAVLFLGLPASDESEGFDRRHIRLPSAQIALLAAVAEVNPRMVVVLANGSTVQVSDWAHHAPAILEGWLLGQAGGGAIADLLAGRANPSGRLAETIPLRLADNPSHLNFPGELGVVRYGEGVFVGYRGYDAREQEVSYPFGHGLSYTSFGYTDLDITVDEQGVTVAATVTNTGSRDGKEVVQVYVSPPGSAVARPVRELKAFAKVALAPGESRRVDLTLTTRDLSYFHPVQGRWVLEGGEYDVAVGASSRDLRLSATVTVGSSEPAPPLAEDASLVEWLAHPVGSRLLQERLSVAGPSLLTDPEMHHVVGNFPLARLAAFPGMPITPADVEDLRRAAR